Proteins encoded by one window of Acidimicrobiales bacterium:
- a CDS encoding ABC transporter substrate-binding protein has protein sequence MRRRLFAALTCGALLMAACGGDDDEGSGSDAPAGGDADFTGEVTVDDVGRLQPVECSGDNVASDDDGVSADSVNVATLSIDFTALAEIGFTVAGVDPTETYEVFADELNENGGVCGRTVDVQRVVYDVLQAQGGQACVEATEDRSNLVVNTATYDEVLCLTDAGVPAYTGADVTEADLEDSEGLLFTRFPVLEEQYAATVQHALDDGALEGKVGVWYGSVFPNQGDAVEETVLPMLDEAGVDYTAYRTDYAGPSDPEGNTVLTSAATDFASQEVDTVLMFVQNTNHTGIETELDAQGLSPRFISAPISANSSNEVFADRFGTREIADGQEFVTFTLGATELGADDPIAASCHEIWTRRTGDEIEPATFDYNQITATCVQVDVLAAALSLAGGDLTRDRFVAALQELPAYRVPPVLGEIDWSADEHAGPAVFARQIYDGATNTVATDEDTFELEP, from the coding sequence ATGAGGAGACGGTTGTTCGCGGCGCTCACGTGCGGCGCGCTGCTGATGGCAGCGTGTGGTGGCGACGACGACGAAGGTTCGGGGAGCGACGCTCCGGCCGGCGGAGACGCCGACTTCACCGGAGAGGTCACCGTCGACGACGTCGGGCGACTGCAACCGGTCGAGTGCTCCGGCGACAACGTGGCCAGCGACGACGACGGCGTCAGCGCCGACTCGGTGAACGTGGCCACGTTGAGCATCGACTTCACTGCGCTCGCCGAGATCGGATTCACCGTCGCCGGGGTCGACCCCACCGAGACCTACGAGGTCTTCGCCGACGAGCTGAACGAGAACGGCGGCGTCTGCGGCCGCACGGTCGACGTCCAGCGGGTCGTCTACGACGTCCTGCAGGCCCAGGGCGGCCAGGCCTGCGTCGAGGCCACCGAGGACCGGTCCAACCTCGTCGTGAACACGGCCACCTACGACGAGGTCCTCTGCCTCACCGATGCCGGGGTGCCGGCCTACACGGGCGCCGACGTGACCGAGGCCGACCTGGAGGACTCGGAGGGCCTGCTGTTCACGCGGTTCCCCGTGCTCGAGGAGCAGTACGCGGCGACGGTCCAGCACGCTCTCGACGACGGCGCCCTGGAGGGCAAGGTCGGCGTCTGGTACGGCAGCGTCTTCCCCAACCAGGGCGACGCCGTCGAGGAGACCGTGCTGCCGATGCTCGACGAGGCCGGTGTCGACTACACCGCCTACCGGACCGACTACGCCGGCCCCAGCGACCCCGAGGGCAACACGGTGCTGACCTCCGCGGCGACCGACTTCGCCAGCCAAGAGGTCGACACGGTGTTGATGTTCGTGCAGAACACCAACCACACGGGGATCGAGACCGAGCTCGACGCCCAGGGCCTCTCGCCCCGGTTCATCTCGGCGCCGATCTCGGCCAACTCGTCGAACGAGGTGTTCGCCGACCGCTTCGGCACCCGCGAGATCGCCGACGGGCAGGAGTTCGTGACCTTCACGCTCGGCGCCACCGAGCTGGGCGCGGACGACCCCATCGCGGCGTCCTGCCACGAGATCTGGACCCGCCGGACCGGCGACGAGATCGAGCCCGCGACGTTCGACTACAACCAGATCACCGCGACGTGCGTGCAGGTCGACGTGCTGGCGGCGGCCCTGTCGCTGGCCGGCGGCGACCTGACCCGTGACCGCTTCGTCGCCGCCCTCCAGGAGCTCCCGGCCTACCGGGTCCCGCCGGTGCTGGGCGAGATCGACTGGTCGGCCGACGAGCACGCCGGTCCCGCCGTCTTCGCGAGGCAGATCTACGACGGCGCCACCAACACGGTGGCGACCGACGAGGACACGTTCGAGCTCGAACCGTGA
- a CDS encoding branched-chain amino acid ABC transporter permease/ATP-binding protein, which produces MILALLDWSFSAQVAFNGLAIGLGYSVIAAGIVLIYRSSGIVNFAQAAIGAFGVASFVVLFQNYDLPYPLAMALGVAGAVAIGVLTELLVVRRLFDAPRVVLLIATVGVAQLVTVLIVEALPDVQGGVIPVAFDATWAEIQVSDGLTIGPRQSSLILLIVPVVVALGFFLSRTRLGLHIRAVADSPENARLVGVSPKRVSTLVWGLAAGFAAYTQIALAPVVTRTADDLAGVSTIGLLLRALIVAMAARMRSIPIVILGGLALGMTESIVSVNLNRNIGVFNAFLFVGVLVLVLLLARAGTRQETGFTVGARRAPIPDRLQRNRWIGRLPGIGMLLFLVPALVVPQVVTKSSELLIWTELLIVAMVAVSLSLLTGWAGQLSLGQFAFAGVGGLSMIAFTQGHTLGIGAPWVGQLTEVTIELPWLAALVAATAVGIGFAVLVGLPALRVKGLFLAVTTLAFANMASNWMFAREFWSGGRPSVPSVTRDRPVLGGVDFGEPSNYYYLCLVFLVGVVLLVSRLRRTGAGRTMIAVRDNEPMTSAATVSPTRTKLSAFAVSGGIAALAGALYSYLLPGFLASGSESPFSPEASLQLVAIAIIGGIGTVAGGILGALWVVGLPAAFGANDTVRLLSANVGLLLLLLYFPGGLVQVIYNVRDFVVSWLGRRVPREVAEPAATPHLTTRERLVALPEGDRPWLEARDVTVTFGGVRAVADASIEVHRGEVVGLIGTNGAGKSTLMNAISGFTPHGGTIRLLDHDVTNRSAHRRHAAGLGRGFQDARLFGGLTVRETVLVALEARQHSLLVPSMLALPPSPSSERRKRTEADEILTFLGLGPYADHFAADLSTGTRRVAELACLIATDAKVLLLDEPTAGMAQRETEAFAPLIRQVQHDLDAALVVIEHDMPLIMRISDRVYCMEAGRVIAAGTPSEVRSDPAVIASYLGTDERAIARSGQGGATTETTEGARA; this is translated from the coding sequence GTGATCCTCGCCCTCCTCGATTGGTCGTTCTCGGCACAGGTGGCGTTCAACGGCCTGGCGATCGGCCTCGGCTACTCGGTCATCGCCGCCGGCATCGTGTTGATCTACCGGTCCTCGGGCATCGTCAACTTCGCCCAGGCCGCCATCGGCGCGTTCGGCGTCGCCTCGTTCGTGGTGCTGTTCCAGAACTACGACCTGCCGTACCCGCTGGCCATGGCGCTCGGCGTCGCCGGCGCCGTGGCGATCGGGGTGCTCACCGAGCTGCTGGTCGTCCGGCGGCTGTTCGACGCCCCGCGCGTCGTGCTCCTCATCGCCACCGTCGGCGTCGCGCAGCTCGTCACCGTCCTCATCGTCGAGGCCCTGCCCGACGTCCAGGGCGGCGTGATCCCCGTCGCGTTCGACGCGACGTGGGCGGAGATCCAGGTCAGCGACGGTCTGACCATCGGCCCGCGCCAGAGCTCGCTGATCCTGCTGATCGTGCCCGTCGTGGTCGCGCTCGGGTTCTTCCTGAGCCGGACGCGCCTCGGCCTCCACATCCGTGCGGTCGCCGACAGCCCCGAGAACGCCCGGCTCGTCGGTGTCAGCCCGAAGCGGGTGTCGACGCTGGTCTGGGGGCTGGCGGCCGGCTTCGCCGCCTACACCCAGATCGCCCTCGCCCCCGTCGTCACCCGCACCGCGGACGACCTGGCCGGCGTCTCGACCATCGGCCTGCTGCTCCGGGCGCTGATCGTGGCGATGGCGGCGCGGATGCGCTCGATCCCGATCGTGATCCTCGGCGGGCTGGCACTGGGCATGACCGAGTCGATCGTCTCGGTGAACCTGAACCGGAACATCGGCGTGTTCAACGCGTTCCTGTTCGTCGGCGTCCTCGTCCTCGTCCTCCTGCTGGCCCGGGCCGGGACCCGGCAGGAGACCGGGTTCACCGTCGGCGCCCGGCGCGCCCCCATCCCGGACCGCCTGCAGCGGAACCGGTGGATCGGGCGGCTTCCCGGGATCGGCATGCTGCTCTTCCTGGTGCCCGCGCTGGTGGTGCCGCAGGTGGTGACCAAGTCGTCGGAGCTCCTGATCTGGACCGAGCTGCTGATCGTGGCGATGGTGGCGGTGTCGCTCTCGCTGCTCACCGGTTGGGCCGGCCAGCTCTCGCTCGGGCAGTTCGCGTTCGCGGGGGTCGGCGGCCTGTCGATGATCGCCTTCACCCAGGGGCACACGCTGGGGATCGGCGCGCCCTGGGTCGGCCAGCTGACGGAGGTGACGATCGAGCTCCCCTGGCTGGCCGCGCTCGTCGCCGCCACGGCCGTCGGCATCGGCTTCGCCGTGCTCGTGGGCCTGCCGGCGTTGCGGGTGAAGGGCCTGTTCCTCGCCGTCACCACGCTCGCCTTCGCCAACATGGCCTCGAACTGGATGTTCGCCCGCGAGTTCTGGAGCGGCGGCCGTCCGTCGGTGCCGTCGGTGACCCGCGACCGGCCGGTGCTCGGCGGCGTCGACTTCGGCGAGCCGTCGAACTACTACTACCTGTGCCTGGTCTTCCTGGTCGGCGTCGTCCTCCTGGTCAGCCGGCTGCGCCGGACCGGGGCCGGCCGGACGATGATCGCGGTGCGCGACAACGAGCCCATGACGTCGGCCGCCACGGTGTCGCCGACGCGCACCAAGCTGAGCGCCTTCGCCGTCTCCGGTGGCATCGCCGCGCTGGCCGGCGCCCTGTACTCCTACCTGCTCCCCGGCTTCCTGGCCTCGGGCTCGGAGAGCCCGTTCTCGCCGGAGGCGTCGCTCCAGCTCGTCGCCATCGCCATCATCGGTGGGATCGGGACGGTCGCCGGGGGCATCCTCGGCGCGCTCTGGGTCGTCGGGCTGCCGGCGGCGTTCGGTGCCAACGACACCGTGCGCCTCCTCTCCGCCAACGTCGGTCTGCTGCTGCTGCTCCTGTACTTCCCGGGCGGCCTCGTGCAGGTCATCTACAACGTCCGCGACTTCGTCGTCAGCTGGCTCGGCCGCCGCGTCCCCCGCGAGGTGGCCGAGCCGGCGGCGACCCCGCACCTGACGACCCGCGAGCGACTGGTGGCCCTCCCGGAGGGGGACCGACCGTGGCTGGAGGCCCGGGACGTGACGGTCACCTTCGGCGGCGTGCGGGCCGTCGCCGACGCGTCGATCGAGGTCCACCGGGGCGAGGTCGTCGGCCTCATCGGCACGAACGGCGCCGGCAAGTCGACGCTGATGAACGCCATCTCGGGGTTCACGCCCCACGGCGGCACGATCCGCCTGCTCGACCACGACGTCACCAACCGGTCGGCCCACCGCCGGCACGCCGCCGGCCTCGGGCGCGGCTTCCAGGACGCCCGCCTCTTCGGCGGACTCACCGTGCGCGAGACCGTCCTGGTCGCGCTCGAGGCCCGGCAGCACTCGCTGCTCGTGCCGTCGATGCTGGCGCTCCCGCCGTCGCCGTCGTCGGAGCGGCGCAAGCGCACCGAGGCCGACGAGATCCTGACCTTCCTCGGGCTGGGGCCGTACGCGGACCACTTCGCCGCCGACCTGTCGACCGGCACGCGCCGGGTCGCCGAGCTCGCCTGCCTCATCGCCACCGACGCCAAGGTGCTGCTGCTCGACGAGCCGACCGCCGGCATGGCGCAGCGCGAGACCGAGGCGTTCGCGCCGCTGATCCGCCAGGTGCAGCACGACCTCGATGCCGCGCTCGTCGTCATCGAGCACGACATGCCCCTGATCATGCGGATCAGCGACCGGGTGTACTGCATGGAGGCCGGCCGGGTCATCGCCGCCGGGACCCCCTCCGAGGTGCGGTCCGACCCCGCGGTGATCGCCAGCTACCTCGGCACCGACGAGCGGGCGATCGCTCGCAGCGGCCAGGGCGGTGCGACGACCGAGACGACCGAAGGAGCGCGTGCGTGA
- a CDS encoding acyclic terpene utilization AtuA family protein, with protein MTPARSPVRIANVSGFYGDRVAVAAEMLAGPDPVDVLTGDYLAELTMLILWKARRKDPTAGYATTFLRQMEQTLGTCLDRGVRVVANAGGLNPHGLAGRLHELSGRLGLAPRIAVVEGDDLLPRLAELQAAGEALAHLDTGRHLADAGVTPVTANAYLGGFGIAAGLAADADVVVTPRVTDAALVVGPAAWWHGWSPTDLDALAGAVVAGHVIECGPQATGGNYCFAAEELPDHRSPGFPVAEVAADGSSVITKQPGTGGAVTVGTVTAQLLYEIAEPAYANPDVVARFDTIRLVQGTPDRVRIDGVRGEAPSGRLKVALNHVGGWRNTMTLELAGLDQDDKAARAVAQLGEALGGWDQYGTSDIRRVGSSLRITVKDRDRDKVGRRFSNAVMELLLASYAGAYATTPPTDAAEYGVYWPALVPAAAVDHAVVLPDGARERIPPAPTTTTTTVGGSPVAAAELPPPWRPGGATEEVPLGVVCGGRSGDKGGNANVGLWARSDDAYRWLATELTVERFRDLVPEAADLEVRRHPLPNLRALNFVVVGLLGEGVASSVRPDPQAKSLAEQVRSQLVEVPSELL; from the coding sequence GTGACGCCGGCGCGGTCGCCGGTCAGGATCGCCAACGTCTCGGGCTTCTACGGCGACCGCGTGGCCGTCGCGGCCGAGATGCTGGCGGGGCCGGACCCCGTCGACGTCCTCACCGGCGACTACCTCGCCGAGCTGACGATGCTGATCCTGTGGAAGGCGCGGCGGAAGGACCCAACGGCTGGGTACGCCACCACGTTCCTCCGCCAGATGGAGCAGACACTCGGCACCTGCCTCGACCGGGGCGTGCGCGTGGTGGCCAACGCCGGCGGCCTCAACCCCCACGGGCTCGCCGGCCGGCTGCACGAGCTGTCGGGTCGGCTCGGCCTCGCCCCGCGGATCGCGGTGGTCGAGGGCGACGACCTGCTGCCGCGCCTCGCCGAGCTGCAGGCCGCCGGCGAGGCCTTGGCCCACCTCGACACCGGCCGGCACCTGGCCGACGCCGGCGTCACGCCGGTGACCGCCAACGCCTACCTGGGCGGCTTCGGCATCGCCGCCGGGCTCGCCGCCGACGCCGACGTGGTGGTGACGCCGCGGGTGACCGACGCGGCGCTGGTCGTCGGCCCGGCGGCGTGGTGGCACGGCTGGTCGCCCACCGACCTCGACGCCCTCGCCGGCGCCGTCGTGGCCGGCCACGTGATCGAGTGCGGCCCGCAGGCCACCGGCGGCAACTACTGCTTCGCCGCCGAGGAGCTGCCCGATCACCGTTCGCCCGGGTTCCCCGTCGCCGAGGTGGCGGCCGACGGGTCGAGCGTGATCACCAAGCAGCCCGGCACCGGCGGCGCGGTCACGGTCGGCACCGTCACCGCCCAGCTGCTGTACGAGATCGCCGAGCCGGCCTACGCCAACCCCGACGTCGTCGCCCGCTTCGACACGATCCGCCTGGTGCAGGGGACGCCGGACCGGGTGCGGATCGACGGCGTGCGCGGCGAGGCGCCGTCGGGCCGGCTGAAGGTGGCGCTCAACCACGTCGGCGGCTGGCGCAACACGATGACCCTGGAGCTCGCCGGGCTCGACCAGGACGACAAGGCCGCCCGGGCCGTCGCCCAGCTGGGTGAGGCGCTCGGCGGCTGGGATCAGTACGGGACGTCCGACATCCGCCGGGTCGGGTCGAGCCTGCGGATCACCGTGAAGGACCGCGACCGCGACAAGGTCGGCCGCCGTTTCTCGAACGCGGTCATGGAGCTGCTGCTGGCCTCCTACGCCGGGGCCTACGCCACGACGCCGCCCACCGACGCCGCCGAGTACGGCGTGTACTGGCCGGCGCTGGTGCCGGCAGCCGCTGTCGACCACGCGGTGGTGCTGCCCGACGGCGCCCGGGAGCGGATCCCACCCGCGCCGACCACCACCACCACGACCGTAGGCGGGTCGCCGGTCGCCGCTGCGGAGCTGCCGCCGCCGTGGCGGCCCGGGGGAGCCACGGAGGAAGTGCCGCTCGGCGTGGTGTGCGGTGGGCGGTCGGGCGACAAGGGCGGCAACGCCAACGTCGGCCTCTGGGCCCGCAGCGACGACGCCTACCGCTGGCTGGCCACCGAGCTCACCGTGGAGCGCTTCCGGGACCTCGTGCCCGAGGCGGCCGACCTGGAGGTGCGGCGCCACCCGCTCCCGAACCTGCGGGCGCTCAACTTCGTGGTCGTCGGGCTGCTGGGCGAGGGCGTCGCCTCGTCCGTGCGCCCCGACCCGCAGGCCAAGAGCCTGGCCGAGCAGGTGCGATCCCAGCTCGTCGAGGTCCCCTCAGAGTTGCTCTGA
- a CDS encoding MFS transporter → MTTEPPPPPSSSAGRLPLRAALQDGGGAGLLGVLLLIGILDEFPRAAAVVLAPDIQATFDISDTVLLGMIGLVGVALVLTTLPAAALGDRVRRTRVVGYGTVAVAVFTTFTGLAPNPFLMGIALTGTGMGVGSRLPNASSLLADGYPLRARARVFAVEGASRPLGQLMGPLFAGGVAAAIGGPEAWRWVFAVLSLPLGLLAVWALFLRDPPRGQYEQREVLGEVMDADAGDPPVSLSAAFVRLRKVRSFYLLAVGIGVLGFALVSVPNLVSLVLEDEYGYGASTRGWMLALAWSGSLVTIPVIGVVGDRLLTKNPPSLLRLSGLLLLGYGIFVTVAMRLHAPAWFLLLYSVANALQAGAFVLTSPAIASAVPPRMRSQAFALVGLYIFLLGGFLGNLLAGSLSDAIGERSALTLVVPPAALVGAAFIVYGSRFLTADIALVAEEMREEHAERQRVAATSDVPVMQVRNLDVSYGPVQVLFGCDLEVRQGESLAVLGTNGAGKSTLLRAMLGLMLPDRGVVRLHGRTITYTTAEYRFARGVVAVRGGEGIFPGLSVRENLELSLTTLDLGRQERQRRIDGAVEVFPFLDERLGAVAGDLSGGQRQQLALARALVHEPDVLLIDELSLGLAPIVVQSLIEVVERLRERGQTMVLVEQSMNIALSVCDRAVYLEKGRVVFEGAADELLRRPDLVDTVFAGAAVNGGVTL, encoded by the coding sequence GTGACCACCGAGCCGCCGCCGCCGCCGTCGAGCAGCGCCGGCCGCCTGCCGCTGCGGGCTGCCCTCCAAGACGGCGGCGGCGCCGGCCTGCTCGGCGTGCTCCTGCTCATCGGGATCCTCGATGAGTTCCCCCGGGCCGCCGCCGTGGTGCTGGCCCCCGACATCCAGGCGACGTTCGACATCAGCGACACCGTGTTGCTGGGCATGATCGGGCTGGTCGGTGTGGCCCTGGTGCTGACGACGCTGCCGGCCGCCGCGCTCGGCGACCGCGTGCGCCGCACCCGGGTCGTGGGCTACGGGACCGTGGCCGTCGCCGTGTTCACGACGTTCACCGGCCTGGCCCCCAACCCGTTCCTCATGGGCATCGCCCTCACGGGGACCGGCATGGGCGTCGGCAGCCGGCTGCCGAACGCGTCGTCGCTGCTCGCCGACGGGTACCCCCTGCGGGCCCGGGCGCGCGTCTTCGCCGTCGAGGGCGCCAGCCGGCCGCTCGGCCAGCTCATGGGCCCGCTCTTCGCCGGTGGGGTCGCCGCCGCGATCGGCGGGCCCGAGGCCTGGCGCTGGGTCTTCGCGGTGCTGTCCCTGCCGCTCGGACTGCTCGCCGTCTGGGCCCTCTTCCTCCGCGATCCGCCGCGCGGCCAGTACGAGCAGCGGGAGGTGCTCGGCGAGGTCATGGATGCCGACGCCGGCGACCCGCCCGTCTCGCTGTCGGCCGCCTTCGTGCGGCTCCGGAAGGTCCGGAGCTTCTACCTGCTGGCGGTCGGCATCGGCGTGCTCGGCTTCGCCCTCGTCAGCGTGCCGAACCTGGTGTCGCTCGTGCTCGAGGACGAGTACGGCTACGGCGCCTCCACCCGGGGCTGGATGCTGGCGCTGGCGTGGAGCGGCTCGCTCGTCACCATCCCGGTGATCGGCGTGGTCGGCGACCGGCTCCTCACCAAGAACCCCCCGTCGTTGCTGCGCCTGTCTGGCCTGCTGCTGCTCGGCTACGGCATCTTCGTCACCGTCGCCATGCGCCTGCACGCGCCGGCCTGGTTCCTGCTGCTCTACAGCGTGGCCAACGCGCTCCAGGCGGGAGCGTTCGTGCTGACGTCGCCCGCGATCGCGTCGGCGGTGCCGCCCCGCATGCGGAGCCAGGCGTTCGCGCTCGTGGGCCTCTACATCTTCCTGCTGGGCGGTTTCCTCGGGAACCTCCTCGCCGGGTCCTTGAGCGACGCCATCGGCGAGCGCTCGGCGCTCACCCTCGTCGTGCCCCCGGCCGCGCTCGTCGGCGCGGCGTTCATCGTGTACGGATCGCGGTTCCTGACGGCCGACATCGCCCTCGTCGCCGAGGAGATGCGGGAGGAGCACGCCGAGCGCCAGCGCGTCGCGGCGACCTCCGACGTACCGGTGATGCAGGTCCGCAACCTCGACGTCTCCTACGGGCCGGTGCAGGTCCTCTTCGGCTGCGACCTCGAGGTGCGCCAGGGCGAGAGCCTGGCCGTCCTCGGGACGAACGGGGCCGGCAAGTCGACGCTGCTGCGGGCGATGCTGGGGCTGATGCTGCCCGACCGGGGTGTGGTGCGCCTGCACGGTCGGACGATCACCTACACCACGGCCGAGTACCGCTTCGCCCGCGGCGTCGTCGCCGTCCGCGGCGGCGAGGGGATCTTCCCGGGACTGTCGGTGCGCGAGAACCTCGAGCTGTCGTTGACCACCCTCGACCTCGGCCGGCAGGAGCGCCAACGGCGCATCGACGGAGCCGTCGAGGTCTTCCCGTTCCTCGACGAGCGCCTCGGCGCGGTCGCCGGCGACCTGTCCGGGGGTCAGCGCCAGCAGCTCGCCCTCGCCCGCGCGCTGGTCCACGAGCCCGACGTGCTGCTGATCGACGAGCTGTCGCTCGGCCTGGCACCGATCGTGGTCCAGTCGCTCATCGAGGTGGTCGAGCGGCTGCGCGAGCGGGGCCAGACGATGGTCCTGGTGGAGCAGTCGATGAACATCGCCCTGTCGGTGTGCGACCGCGCCGTCTACCTCGAGAAGGGTCGCGTCGTGTTCGAAGGGGCCGCCGACGAGCTGCTCCGCCGCCCTGACCTGGTCGACACCGTGTTCGCCGGCGCCGCCGTCAACGGGGGAGTGACCCTGTGA